A genomic segment from Poecilia reticulata strain Guanapo linkage group LG3, Guppy_female_1.0+MT, whole genome shotgun sequence encodes:
- the stard5 gene encoding stAR-related lipid transfer protein 5 isoform X3 yields the protein MNLGGRSAENRYKGEGIVSGSPEDVWECLKPVPNGLRVKWDSNVKKFELLEQIKEDISICRTVTPSAAMGIIAPRDFVDVILVKQYEDGSISSNATNVIHPSCPPHPGYVRGFNHACGCICIPISGEPRKTEVSSFFQTDLGGLLPRSVVDSFFPSSMTEFYSNLAKAVKSLKDI from the exons TTACAAGGGAGAGGGCATTGTCAGCGGCAGCCCTGAGGACGTATGGGAATGTCTCAAACCGGTTCCCAATGGGCTCCGAGTCAAGTGGGACAGCAACGTCAAAAAGTTTGAGCTTCTTGAACAGATCAAGGAG GATATTTCCATCTGCCGGACAGTCACACCCTCAGCCGCTATGGGTATCATAGCTCCACGAGACTTTGTAGATGTTATTTTAGTTAAGCAATATGAAGATGGCAGTATTTCATCTAATG CGACCAATGTGATTCATCCTAGTTGTCCTCCCCATCCTGGCTATGTGAGAGGATTTAACCATGCATGTGGCTGCATTTGTATCCCCATTTCAGG GGAGCCCAGGAAAACTGAAGTGTCCAGTTTCTTCCAGACTGACCTGGGTGGCCTCCTTCCACGCTCTGTGGTTGACTCATTTTTCCCATCCAGCATGACCGAGTTCTACAGCAACCTGGCCAAAGCTGTAAAATCTCTTAAGGACATTTGA